Within Puntigrus tetrazona isolate hp1 chromosome 17, ASM1883169v1, whole genome shotgun sequence, the genomic segment tgaataaatttgTGACATCGATCATGTGACGTCAAAGCAAAAGGAGCAAATATCTAAATCCTGGaatatcttttttaaatatttttttaatatctcaaATGGTTAATAgattagatattattattatatattattaattcttttagGATTTAAAAATCCACATTTCATGTctaaaatatgactaaaaattactaaaagcGAACGCAAACTattgtttcaaaatatgtttttgtatgtatttgtttagtATTTTCTAACATGTTTGTCatcttagaatttttttttaaacatttttgaactaGAATTCTTTAAATGTAACAGGTGATAAGGGTTAATATTTGTTAGCTTTTTAGTTAGTGTTAGTATCATTAGACACTactgtagttttattattatgatgtttttagatttttttagctAAACTTATagtaattttgtgtgttttatccTTATAagttgcatatatttttttgcctCAAATATGGTTACATAGTTAGTTATGatagtttttaatcatttttatgtacattttagatattttagttaATCAAGTTAAAgtaaatcaaactaaataaatgtgagAGCATTGCTttggcaataaaataaaataagatatttagtttataattatattatataatattatactcattttcatttcatttttgttttattaattaaatattattacaaaataatatacattttgtttaaaattatgttattaccaattaattttataacaaaaaagttGTAtggttatagtttttatatttgacattaataagttgttgatttttattggtatctttcattcaaaatagATCATTGTgattattctttaaaattatatataattggcACATAtgtactgcaaaataaataaattaaaaatacatgtttaagcAAAATATGTTAGAAATGTCTCTAGTgttgttaaatgtattattaaataaaaatgttttctattgtatttttctttttaaaaagacatatgACAACATTAACGATTTCAGTATCTGAGTtctataaatgtattgtttaaaatgcaatagaGCTGGTACATGcgatgaaaatataaaaatcttttgtctctctttcttttactctctctcactctctctctctcagacgtCTTGCATTCTCTCTAACAAGACAGGACTTGTAGAGTGAAACTGGGTGAGAGATTTTGTGTTGCACACATGAGAGGTGTGTGTTCTCTCTAAAGTTGGAACAAAAGTACTTGCAAATTTTCTGTGAGTGGTAGGAGGTGGTGAGGGGATCATTTTCTCTGTGTGGGTTGATTTTGAggatgcagtgtgtgtgtgtgtgtgtgtgtgtgtgtgtgtgtgtgaggggcaCATGTGCGTGTTATAGGAGTGTTGTAGGCTAGCAGGGTGATGGTTTAGACTTGTTTCCAAGGTTATTTACAATAAGCATGTGCACTAGCGTTTGCATGCGGGGTCTCGACATGTTTCGTTTCTATTGCTGTTCCCAATGTGGTAACAAATCctggaaaacacaaaaacctCGCAATCCCACGGGAACATCTTAACCCATCCAGGGAAAGAATGAAAGGCAGAGAGAGGCAGATGCCTATCACACATGCTCTCTGCCTCCCTCTTTCATTTAGTCTAATGAGGGAAATTTATGTCAGTTGCTGCCAGTTCGCAGTGAGTTCCCCTCAGACCATCACAAGagcttattaaatattattcctCAAACTGAACACCACACTAACACAGACTTTACATGTGGCAATAATCTGACAAGAaaacagcatgtgtgtgtgtcctgattTAAATCCGCATTCACTCTTTACTAGTTTActatttcttaatttatatgatttatgtttttcaaaagatGATATGAGCAGCTGATATGGCAGACAAGGAGTGATtcagaaaatctaaaaactaaacaattgCATTTCCTGATGATTTATTCATaacttttgtttaaatgtgtgaaatgtgtgttcaacacacacacacacacacacacacacacacacacacacacacacacatatatacatatatatatatatatcatattaattgtatattatatgtatatatataatatttcattttcaaatattttgacaaatgcAGCATgtcaacatttataaaaactagaaaacatacaaaattaaatgtttaaggttattataatattctagaattatattctaaataacTAGAATGAATACTAAAAAGCAAAGATCcctattttttctttatttaaaaccatCTTAAATGCATACGACAGATTTCACAATAATTATATCATgtcaaatataatgcaatataatgtacatataatttctatataataCAACAATATCAAACATATATAGCACAAATCAAGTTTTTTGATGTATCTTCATCTTTGCTGGTTCAGGAAACAGCTAATGTGTCACATTTCTGCTCTTCTGTTACAGCATTAATGGGCAGACAAAATCCCTGGAAGGAAATATGAGACAATTGTATCTTAAAGGTATGTCAGTATGTGTTTTCATACTCAGTGTCCTTTAGTTACGACAGTCACAGTGTAGCCCGAGGAGAAATGTGAAGATGATTGTAATGAGACTGCAAGAAACCTCAGATTTGgagaattgtgtgtgtgtgaatgaaactGGGATTAGATCTGACCAATAGATATTACAGGTCACGCCTCTACCACCTGTCATTTTACCATTAcaatgtgcatgtgtgtcctCCTGCTCCCTCATGAATGATTCAGAGTGATCCGGGGTTTTGACCCCAAATCATACATTTGAAGCACATCTTGAGTAATATCTGGTAGTTTCAGCGGATCGTACCGCGTTTTCACTCTTTGAATCTTTCAGAAAACTGAATCGTTTCTTTTCTCAAACACACCTCAGAAGCTATCTTGTTGTCCATTTTAGGCTAAACAGAACATATTTTCATCAAAAGAACAACTCAAAATCAGATCAAAGTGAGATTTTACATTTGCGTTCATGCGAAGTAATTTACAAATGAGAATGCAGAGGTAAAACAATCAAATTAGTGCTACCGTAGCAAATGTATAAGACTGTTTTATCATTCTTCTCATTCGGTAGGTAATCCAAGTTTTTGTATTAGTGTAGCGCTGTATAGTGCAGATGAATGTATGACAGACGCAGTGCATTAAGAAGGGCACAAAGTGTCTTGTTTTCACAGCTCTAAATTTcaccagctctgcacacctTGAATACACTGCTTTTGGTTATTATATTCAGCTCTGACGATGGACAGTGCATATAGAAAATTAATCTCTAATGATGATTTGATCCTTAAATATCACACAGTCATACAAGAGGATACAAAAGCCTAGAAAATCTGGGACtcgatattttaaataaataggaaGGGATCATGTTTGTTTagatatgaattaatttaaaatgtgtattttctatttttcacaCCTTCTGGGATTCAGGGATGGAAAAAGCACAACAGAAACCATGAAAAGACAAGAGCATGTGATAGGGACCCTGTCATGACCTCTCGGATGTGGGAATCCTTCTTATAATCACTTCCCATCTTTATCTTTCTCTATTTTTGCTTTCTCCTGCATGTGCACCTCATGGTGCATTTACTCTGGTTTCCGAGGGTTGAGCGTGGTTTCTAGGTGTGAAATGATCCCTTTAGAAAAGCTCTTTCCCTGCGTTCTCACTTCCAGCAGAACACGACGGCTCTCAACGAGGCTGTTCACACTTGCTGCTTTACATCTAATATTAGATCTGTTCATAAGATCAGTGTAATCTGTTTAGTCACATGATAATgacaaagaaaacatgcataaaaaccaggatagcaacatttttatttctgactATTTAAAAACTCAACCATGAAGGGATAAGATGAAATAGTATGCATTTTTAGTGAGAAGCTGACATTTTTgatgtgttatatttttaaaacaaacatgataTATGTGATATGTTGTATCTAATGCAGTTGGTTATtaactgaaaatgcaaaaaagtaacTACACCCTATAACCACATTTCTTTGAAGTATATGAAAATTGCATTTGTGTCCAGGAACTCGTGCTCATTTACTGTAAACTGCTAAAGCGTTATCAGCATTCCTGACTTCCTTCCTAACTTCTTATAATCTATTTcttctgcacattttttttggttcgAGTCCAGGTTGCCCGGGGGGtttaatgtgtgtgcgtgtgtgaaactgtgtgggtgtgtgtgaagGCAGGCCGCAGAGCACGCACCCTTTGTGACACAATGCCAGATACCTTGAGGTCTTAAAACTCagattaatacacacacataaacacaagcacGTCTGCTgtatattaattcataaagaTATGCAAAAACTGTGCATATCTTGTCCAGATTATTAAACTGAAAAGTATAGAATAATATACTTAAATTTATTATTCACATTAAgacaaagtaacaaaaaaagaaactaaatattttagatattttaaaggaGCAAATGCAAGTCTGTATCTGTTTGCATTAGTTACTATCTATGACATAGATGCATATTTGTTGGGACGAATTTTTATTCGCAAGTCATGCATGTATCCAGCTAACAGGGAACATCCTCAGAATGTTTTGGTGAGGTTTCCTAAAGTTTTGAACAAAGATTCTtccattattaataaataataacgtTAGCACAAACATCgttcattcgtttttttttttttcagaaattatttttatttcaaaacttgTTTCAGGATAGAGTCCATTCAAAAGTAGCATTTACGTAGTGTTTCAAAATTGTTTCCTTACTGCTCGCATAaccaagatttttttatattttttaacttattacaATGTTTTGAATGATCCGAAAGTAAATTCTGAACGACGTTTTTTAAATACCTTAATGGgaagattaataaaatgttctgagaacaaatatttgtttgCTATTAAGACTtcgtaataaatgttttgaggaAAACAATATTGATTTCATTTGAATCTTGCATTAGAAATAAACGACAAAGAATTAAGCATTATACGCCTATAAACATATATGTTTTGTAAAAGCATGCTATGATATGCAGTGGGAAAGTAATTAAATGCAGGTAAATGCaggctattttgttttaaaacataaaataaaataatggtggGAACACCATAAAAACCATGCAGCCAAAACCTCCTTTTTCATTCTGCTAGAGAGAATGACACAACCTTTCATTTGCATGTTAAAACCTTGTTCTTTCACCAGTGTCTTTGGTTTCTGATCCCAAATAGGATGCATTTCACACCTGTGGCTGGAGACTTTCAGTCTTTTATATGAGGTGTTAATGAGTTAACCCCCCCCCCTGCAAAACACCCACACTCATGCTGAAGTTTCTCTCCAGCACTGAAAGAGTTAAGGGAGGATACACCTGTACTATCACACACCTGTCTCAGGctggcagccaatcagagcaaagAAGCCAACTTGCTAGGTGGATAAAAACCAGAGACGATGTGGATACAAATCAAACAGCTTCATTTATCAGGATACAAACACATCTTAAAGAAGAGACAAGATTACAAACTAAGGATTTTATAGTCACTGTCTGTCAGAGGAGTCATGACCAAGGAGATTGAGTAAGTGTcatcaatttttcatttatttgcattaatttattatgctCTAGTTAGGGTTTTCTTTGCTCAGCTGTGTTGAACATAACATTGCTAAAATTGATATAATCGCTTTCctgaaaatatcattttaacttttttgtattaGCCACTGCCTAGACATTTTCAAATGAGCTGTTAAtgtaggacaaaaaaaaatccattgcaTCGCATATGATTCATCTGATTTTATTGTGGGGTGTGCTATAGTTTGCAGTTTCACCGCTGTGAGCTGTATGTTCCTCTCAAGAAATGTCTTTCTCCTCTTCTCCCACTCTCCCTCTGCTCATGTGTAAACGGGCCCCCACATGAATGAGCGCATGAAGATCATTTCTGCTGAAAATTGACACCagaacacaaacacgcacactcTTTCTCTTACTCTTACAAGACAGCCTAGTGTAACTATTCTAGGGGCCTGAGTGCACAAACGCAGAAACACGTTAGTCTTGTGTTAATGCGTCAGAGGCCGGGGGCTAGGTCAATGTGTAGGTGTCTGGAATTAGAAAATATGGGTATATCTAGAAAAGTCTGTacagatcatttttaaaaaacagaaaatgctcATTCATTTGGTGTGCGCACAGGTGCCTAAACTGCTGTTTGTATTTTAGCTTACCATAGCAGACCACCTCACTGCTAATCCTAGTAGTTAGGGAAAGTCCCAAAACAAATCCAACTGTTTAAGGACTTAGTGATTCTCTTCAAAcccttgtgttttgtttgtggtgCTCGTGTTAAGATAAAATGACGTTTCTTCACTTAGGCTTTGCTTCTAACCGTTGATCCGTTACACGAGTTTTTGCCCTTAGGAGCACAGATGAGAGGAGAAAGGGATATTTATCACTGCTCCTTTTCTTTTACGTTTTGATTTGTCGTTTTGGTATTTTCTTGagtatttgacatttttgtagcGTGGATGAAGAGCATCAGCTCTTGCACCTTGGATTTATTAAAGGCTGTGATTTTGTCactgaacattttatttgcacCAGAGGCACATTTCTGTGGCCTTTAAGCTGTTAATCATTTTGccatataaatgcaaaatcaCATGTTGCAGTTCCAGGGAATGCTTGCTAACATCTCCTTCTTTCGCCTAGGGCTCTCATGGTACAACAGAACGAGAGTTTCAACTACTTACGCTATCCAGACAATTACATTATGGACTCTTGGCCTGGCATGGACAGCGGTGACCTCAGCAAGACTAAACCCAGACTGTCTTCAGATGAAGAACTTGCAACTCTAAACCTTCTCTATGAAGCCTGCAAGGTAACACAAAGacgtattttaaaaatacgaacataattatttcttatcattatttaatttgtattatgtacagaaataatattataaatgtattgtttttaagacTCCTAAAGAGCAGAAGATGACATCTTGTGCGCGTGAGAGCAGCATGTACATGGACAGGTAAGTTTGACCTATACacttttatgattaaatataaagtataaaagtcAAGGCAAGATGAAAATATGACACGATAGTATGTTATCCAGgtgtaaaatgtcacattttctCTATCCAGTACATTGGTAGTTTGAGTAATTTAGCTAAAGATTATCTGAGGTCAGAGCTGGTTCAGCAGTTAATCCTCTTCTTCAACCCATCCCAAAAAGCCTGAGTCACTACACAGCAAGCTTTTGTGCGAGTGAAAAATAGCTGCCTATAGAGCTTGTTGGTCTCCCCGATGTCAAAGCCTGCCGAGAAActcaaacagtaaaaaaaaaaaaatcagcgtTAGGTGGCAAACAGCTCCCGCCCTTGTGTTTGGCTTTGCTATTCATGCAACGAAAGCTTCATAAACAATGCAGAGATTGACAAAGCTTCTATTGACTTTAACactttttcattattgtttagGCAGCTAACAGTTAACCCTGCGTGAATAACATCAATGATGGAGtaccgtaaaaaaaaattgatcacAATTTATGCTGTCATTTATTTCACAGGACAGTGAACAGCTCTTCCCCTGAGCTGGCCACGCTGGAGAACGCTCACATCATGAAGCTGCTTTCTGAAAGCATTTCCTCCAGTCACTCAAAACAATCACTGATGAACACTGACAGCTACACCGGGGACAACTTGTACCCTCTCCTGAACGCAACACAGAAATCATGGCCGTCTGACCAACCCTTTCTGGAGACGACCCCTGAGGTTTGCAGAgcctattaaaatgcatttaaaatacaaatatatattaatgtaatttttgttgtttctgtagtttttatgacacttctgtttgttttcttcaaaaaacaGCCTCTAGCCTACAGCTCGTTTGTGGGACAAACAAGCCCCGTGTACTCAGAATCCTACTCCAACTCTCCTCCAGATAGATACAGGTGAGACTGGCTTCTTAACTGCCCAAACCTTTACATATCagctattttgttttctttgtattccCTCAAAAAATAGAACTGTGCCTTTTGGTGATTTCGCACAAGCtataaaaaccaaataaatactAGTATGTAAAATACAGAGTAATACCattgcttaaaaatgtatttgactgTTTTTCACAGGAATGACTTCCAGTTTGTTCTCGGCGCCCCACAAGCTTCCCagcacaaaacaacagaaatacCCATGGTGTACCTCAACAAGGGGCAGTTTTACCCCATCACACTGCAAGGGGTGGACAGCACTGCTGGGGTGTCTTGCAGCAAAGTAAAAGTAAGTTATAATTTCGTAGAGCAAATACCTTCTTGCTATATGTCTGTTctaaagagaaagaagagaagcTAGTTATTTAGTCTCCTTTGAGAACGATTTGCTAGAATTCATATTCACTTGCATATTCTAGGTGtgacagatgtttttttagCGCATACACTGCTATGGTTAGTGACAAAGCAAAGAGAAAGCGCATTAGTGTCGTGACATACACCATCGCTTAGTAAACGACAAAAGACTGGCATTTGTCCTACAGGGAGTCACCTCTTTCTAAACAACACAGTAACAGACTCTTCTTTTCATCCTTTATCTCTCTCAGACGGTGATCATGGCTGTGTTTGAGAATGACAAGAGTCCTGAGATGCAGCTAAAGTACTGGAACCACTGGCACGCTCGACAGCCTACCGTTAAACAGAGAGTCATTGATATTGGTGTGTTTctaactatttctttaagcgGAATCATCATActtagaattaattaattagttccAAAAAACCCAAGACAATACTGATTAtgataaagaataaaatgtttttattgtataccGGTAACTATGGCCGCACCCATAATTAAAGTCAGATGTCAATTGCTTTTGATTGATGtgtttttcatatattatttttattgactcTATTGATCAGCTGACTACAAGGAAGTTTTCAGTGGAGTGAGTAATGTGGAAGAGGTGGCTTTCAACGCACTGTCCTTTATCTGGAACACCAATGAAGAAGCAAAGGtacaagcacaaacacacacagatccacCTGTCACTTGTTTTTGTTAAGTGATGGGTTGAAAGGAGGATCATTTAGAGGAGTGTCAGAGAGCAGTGGTATCTACGGTATGCGGTCTCCTCAGGCACCTGTCATCATagggaataaaaaagaaagaaagaaagaaagaaagaaagaaagagggagggaaGGAAGCAaggaaggacagaaagagaaataGGGCACATTTCAGTATGCCCCCAGGGTAGTGATGGGTGGGACGACGAAACTCACAGCAGGTggagcagaaacagaaagaaagaatacaaTCACTGTAACGCACTTTTATTGATTCTATAATACTTAAACAACAGCCATGTTACAAGAAATAGTGAGgggttacatgttttatagCTATTAATTGGAATAAACAATTCTTACgtcaagtaaaataatttattagtcTAGCATCTAACAGTATGTATAATATAGcaacaatgtattttataaatcagaattttaattgaaatatttcaattcCTAACTGTTAATCAACCTTGTTGTGCTAAATGAATCAGCAGCTATGAGGAACGAGGAAGAAATGTTTGGAAATCAGAAACCGTTCACTTATTTAATCATTACTCATCATATTATTTAGGTGATTGTTTTACCTCTAGTTCCAACATGTTGGATCCAGCCACTGACACtccttttcttttgaaattaattGGAATTATTCAACAATCATTTGTACCATATTCGCAGATGACACATCTAATTTGTCTCATCCCTGACCTTCCTTTTTGTTTGAGAccgttttttttctaaattaaatgtactaCTGTGTCATCTACTTAAATAACAAATCCAGCTTTCCTGATTTCCATAATGCTTTCTTGAGATTTCATGTATCGTGTATTCATGTGTTTTACAGGTGCACATCGGCATCAATTCTCTGAGCACCGACTTCTCCTCGCAGAAGGGGGTTAAAGGTCTCCCTCTGAATCTTCAGATCGACACGTATGATTTCAGCTCAGGGAACAACCGCCTCATTCACAGAGCCGTTTGTCAGATCAAGATCTTCTGCGATAAGGTGAGCcagtgaccaaaaaaaaaaaaaaataaattaaaaaaaaaaaaaaaaaaaaaaaaaaaaaaaaaaatatatatatatatatatatatatatatatatatatatatatatatatataaaattcatattaaagTATATCTTCAAAAAATtctaagaaacatttttgtttataataatgtaattctaCTTTATTACcttttgtaaatttgtaaaaagcAAAACCCAAAAGTGAATAACAGCATGAAAAGATGCACACATGCATTTCAATGCTTAATTAAACCTAAAACATGGATCAGAAACATTAAGTTTCATTATCAGGGTGTGCAGTGGAACTCATCTTGGCTCATCTTGGACTGTGTCATAAACtgttaaacaaaacacagtCTTGACTCACTGTTACCATGACCTACTAAGTTATTTACATGAAAAGTGTCTGACCTCCGATCTTTTACTAGCATATTTTCAATTACGTGATAACTGTTTTCACtgaagcaaaaaagaaaaaaaaaaagatgctataGTGTTTGTGCGTTTTTTCtttcagtctgtctctctctctttgtctctcacCCTTACACTGTCTGGTACCTCTATCTTCTGATTCCTATTGATTCCTTTTGTTGAGCTGATCAGATAAATGCCACCAGACTGCCTTATCTCCCTCATCTTCTTAAAGCTCGTTTGTGCGTTTCACCATGGCCATAGTTATTAGCTTTTTGACATGTGTGGGGGAAATGCATGATGGGAAGGTTAGATTTAACACACGTCTGACTGGTTTAGCAACAGCAGGTGAACTGAGTGCATTACTGCATTGCTGTGGTTTCTCTAGCTGGATCAAATGCATATTTACCACATAGCTGGCATCTAAACTAGATATGAACTCTTGAGTTGTTtacaagaatttttttttttttttatatagacaTAAGTTCTAAAGCATAgctttaagaatttaaaaacttGTTTGCTTTAAGTATCCTAATATGTTTGTAAATGctcaaattctaaatattttattttttaatgcttgcAGGGAGCAGAGAGGAAGATGAGAGATGAGGAGAGGAAGAAAAGCAAGAGGAGGACCAAGAATGTTGCAGACTCCAGCAACAATAGTGAGTGCTttcaatcatatatataattacagtcTGTCAGAGTACACCCATTACCACccaaaaaaagcagcataaagAAAACCCAGTGCATATCTTCTTCGTTTGGTGTCCATGTCCTAGTTCTGACCCAACAAGCCACTGAGATGGTTTACGGTTATTTAGGATTTCCTCCTAATTTGGCACAAGTCAAAACCAAAACTAGCTTTCAAGCACATATTTTCAATGCAGTGTAAAAGAAGGCTCTCAAGCTACCTGAGGGCTACTAGCCAAACTGTGTTTTCCACCAGAGTCTGTTTTTTTCGATAGCCGTGCCTTCATTAATTGC encodes:
- the grhl3 gene encoding grainyhead-like protein 3 homolog gives rise to the protein MTKEIEALMVQQNESFNYLRYPDNYIMDSWPGMDSGDLSKTKPRLSSDEELATLNLLYEACKTPKEQKMTSCARESSMYMDRTVNSSSPELATLENAHIMKLLSESISSSHSKQSLMNTDSYTGDNLYPLLNATQKSWPSDQPFLETTPEPLAYSSFVGQTSPVYSESYSNSPPDRYRNDFQFVLGAPQASQHKTTEIPMVYLNKGQFYPITLQGVDSTAGVSCSKVKTVIMAVFENDKSPEMQLKYWNHWHARQPTVKQRVIDIADYKEVFSGVSNVEEVAFNALSFIWNTNEEAKVHIGINSLSTDFSSQKGVKGLPLNLQIDTYDFSSGNNRLIHRAVCQIKIFCDKGAERKMRDEERKKSKRRTKNVADSSNNSCKQALVSSSVGKDSTYFKTLDDHVTQPVLFIPEMHFSTMQRCGLVPPVSLEESDRTSLKRINCYTEGGDQSSSPPSKQARRDDQQRVLLYVRRESEEVFDALMLNTPTLKGLREAISEKYGMQEDTIGKIFKKCKRGIFVNMDDNIIEHYSNHSAFLIEITEVMISHFQITLMEL